Proteins from a genomic interval of Paenibacillus sp. RC334:
- a CDS encoding copper amine oxidase N-terminal domain-containing protein, translating into MQNPEILKEEIIMKRLLTLLLIFVVYFGTIPTIHANPSNYRIFLDGKIVTLQSAPRIESNTLMVPVVPLLKKLGYTAAVDPDIPDRVKITNSNNSITFVIGAKNIYINGKEIRMPISSKSYNGVTYLPMRAISQALRKPFGSNPTEQYAWIGAAPSKNQNIPPELQGKDFRNAVWGMTVQQIKRSETLPLINAVTELDDYGMSNMYYTYLDYKGEYNGYKAVYTYILSGKNKNSTKLIDGQILFPEKFSNMQNYIDRFFKISSKMQLAYGAPVETERPRGRDQSKWAEDLSLGNLSLTDYYNVGRNSYYIRLYKSMNSEYPQLDILVSQR; encoded by the coding sequence TTGCAAAATCCTGAAATATTAAAAGAGGAGATTATTATGAAGCGCCTTCTTACTTTATTGTTAATTTTTGTTGTCTATTTTGGAACGATTCCAACAATACATGCGAATCCGTCGAATTATCGTATTTTTTTGGATGGAAAGATTGTGACACTTCAATCTGCCCCTCGCATTGAAAGTAACACCCTTATGGTTCCAGTTGTCCCGTTGTTAAAAAAATTAGGCTATACAGCTGCTGTAGATCCCGATATTCCTGATCGTGTAAAAATAACAAATTCGAATAATTCGATTACCTTTGTGATTGGTGCTAAAAATATTTATATCAACGGAAAAGAAATTCGTATGCCTATTAGCTCTAAATCATACAATGGAGTAACTTACCTTCCTATGCGCGCAATTTCGCAAGCGCTCAGGAAACCATTTGGCAGTAACCCTACAGAACAGTACGCCTGGATTGGAGCTGCACCTAGTAAAAACCAAAACATTCCCCCAGAATTGCAAGGGAAAGATTTTAGAAATGCTGTATGGGGTATGACAGTTCAGCAAATTAAAAGGTCCGAGACACTGCCTCTCATCAATGCTGTCACTGAATTGGATGATTACGGCATGAGTAATATGTACTATACTTATTTGGACTACAAAGGTGAATACAACGGGTACAAAGCAGTTTACACTTATATCCTATCCGGGAAGAATAAAAACAGCACTAAACTGATTGACGGACAGATTTTATTTCCTGAAAAATTTAGTAACATGCAAAACTATATAGATCGTTTCTTTAAAATTAGTTCTAAAATGCAATTGGCATACGGTGCACCCGTTGAAACGGAGCGACCACGAGGAAGAGATCAGAGTAAATGGGCGGAAGACCTGTCTTTAGGTAATCTCTCATTAACCGATTACTACAATGTCGGTCGAAATTCTTATTATATCCGATTGTACAAAAGTATGAATTCTGAATATCCTCAATTGGATATTTTGGTGTCTCAAAGATAA
- a CDS encoding aldo/keto reductase has translation MEYVKLGNTGLDVSRLCLGCMGFGVAERWIHPWILDEERSRPIIKKALELGINFFDTANVYSDGTSEEIVGRALKDYANRDEIVLATKVHFRMHQGPNGAGLSRKAIMSEIDKSLKRLGTDYVDLYQIHRWDYNTPIEETMEALHDVVKAGKARYIGASAMYAWQFLKALHVAEKNGWTRFVSMQNHLNLLYREEEREMLPLCKEEKIGVVPYSPLAGGRLTRDAQETTHRSETDQVAKSKYDATAHTDRLIVDQVAAIAEQRGVPRVQIALAWLLQKEPVTAPIIGATKTSHLEDAVAALSITLTPEEIALLEEPYVPHPVIGAQ, from the coding sequence ATGGAATATGTGAAACTTGGAAATACCGGCTTGGATGTATCCCGGCTTTGTCTTGGCTGTATGGGCTTTGGTGTTGCAGAGCGGTGGATTCATCCTTGGATACTTGATGAAGAACGCAGTCGTCCAATTATAAAAAAAGCCCTGGAGCTTGGTATCAATTTTTTTGATACTGCGAATGTATATTCAGACGGAACAAGCGAGGAAATTGTTGGGCGGGCTTTAAAGGATTATGCGAATCGAGATGAAATTGTCCTCGCGACGAAGGTTCATTTCCGTATGCATCAAGGTCCAAACGGTGCGGGACTTTCCCGAAAGGCAATCATGAGTGAAATAGATAAAAGCCTTAAGAGACTGGGAACAGATTATGTGGATCTGTACCAAATTCACCGCTGGGATTATAATACTCCCATCGAAGAGACGATGGAAGCATTACATGATGTTGTGAAGGCCGGGAAGGCAAGATATATTGGTGCTTCTGCCATGTACGCATGGCAATTTCTGAAGGCGTTACATGTAGCTGAGAAAAATGGATGGACCCGGTTTGTATCGATGCAGAATCATTTAAACCTCTTATATCGTGAAGAGGAGCGGGAGATGCTGCCGCTTTGTAAGGAAGAAAAAATCGGTGTGGTTCCATACAGCCCTCTTGCAGGAGGAAGATTGACGCGTGATGCGCAGGAAACAACACATCGTTCCGAAACCGATCAAGTTGCGAAATCTAAATATGATGCGACTGCACATACCGATCGATTGATCGTGGATCAGGTTGCGGCAATCGCAGAACAACGTGGAGTTCCCCGTGTCCAAATCGCACTTGCCTGGTTGCTGCAGAAAGAACCGGTAACAGCTCCCATTATCGGTGCTACGAAAACGTCTCATCTCGAAGATGCGGTAGCTGCGCTCTCGATTACGTTAACACCTGAAGAAATTGCGTTGCTGGAAGAGCCGTATGTTCCTCATCCGGTAATTGGAGCCCAGTAA
- a CDS encoding MerR family transcriptional regulator, producing MLIAEVSKKFDLSQDTLRYYERIGLIPRVNRNKSGIRDYTEEDCRWVEYIKCMRAVGLPVEILIEYVGLFQQGDETMDARKELLIEQRKQLITRMEDMKNVLERMDYKIARYEQTIFEKEKTLNRPQD from the coding sequence ATGTTGATAGCAGAAGTAAGTAAAAAATTTGATCTATCACAGGATACACTCCGCTATTATGAACGCATCGGACTTATTCCACGTGTGAACCGCAATAAAAGCGGAATCAGGGATTATACGGAAGAAGACTGCAGGTGGGTTGAATACATCAAATGTATGCGAGCCGTAGGTCTTCCAGTTGAAATTTTGATTGAGTATGTTGGGTTGTTTCAACAGGGTGATGAAACCATGGATGCTAGAAAAGAACTCCTAATCGAGCAACGTAAGCAGCTCATAACAAGAATGGAAGACATGAAGAACGTGTTGGAACGCATGGATTATAAAATTGCAAGATATGAACAGACAATATTTGAAAAAGAAAAAACACTAAATAGACCACAAGATTAG
- a CDS encoding VOC family protein: MISKVGQIMLYVNNQDESLDFWTGKVGFNVISEENNGQGMRWIEIAPEKGEETSIILHNKEFVAKMSPELNLGTPSLMFFSENLDQLHGDLSNKNVKVGEIVNMPSGRVFNFADNEENYFAVMEKK; the protein is encoded by the coding sequence ATGATTAGTAAAGTCGGTCAAATTATGTTGTATGTAAATAACCAAGATGAGTCACTGGATTTTTGGACAGGAAAAGTAGGATTTAATGTAATTTCAGAAGAAAATAATGGTCAAGGAATGAGATGGATTGAAATTGCTCCTGAAAAGGGTGAAGAAACAAGTATCATTCTCCATAATAAGGAATTCGTTGCTAAAATGTCACCTGAATTAAATCTCGGTACACCTTCTTTAATGTTTTTTTCGGAAAATCTCGATCAATTACATGGCGACTTATCCAATAAAAATGTCAAAGTCGGAGAAATTGTAAATATGCCTTCCGGCAGAGTATTTAACTTTGCAGACAATGAAGAAAATTACTTTGCTGTAATGGAAAAAAAGTAA
- a CDS encoding DUF2294 domain-containing protein — MIRRAGQTTLGGTGAFCCKSATQAVWHVRQARFYFDSKRSVQMLNIEWEYRERIRKLAVCIVKHYRGKGPDNVKVSLDSPLRITVEIWGTLSNLSEILVHEGAGEKVKEYWNVLRPYLEKEFMSEAEKTLGSPFTYTWEVYPSVHGDGHIIITLELQHIHRLD, encoded by the coding sequence GTGATACGCCGTGCTGGGCAGACCACTTTGGGCGGGACGGGTGCGTTCTGCTGTAAATCAGCTACACAGGCTGTCTGGCATGTGCGGCAAGCACGCTTTTATTTTGATTCGAAGCGGAGTGTCCAGATGTTGAATATCGAATGGGAATACCGTGAGCGCATCAGGAAGCTGGCCGTATGCATTGTCAAGCATTACCGAGGAAAAGGACCGGACAATGTCAAGGTTTCACTGGATTCGCCGCTCCGGATTACGGTAGAAATTTGGGGCACCTTGTCCAATCTCTCCGAAATTTTGGTTCATGAAGGGGCTGGCGAAAAGGTCAAAGAATATTGGAACGTCCTTCGTCCTTATCTGGAAAAGGAATTTATGAGCGAAGCTGAAAAAACACTTGGCAGTCCCTTCACTTACACTTGGGAAGTCTACCCCTCCGTCCATGGAGACGGACATATTATCATTACTCTTGAATTACAACACATACACCGGTTGGATTAG
- the fdhF gene encoding formate dehydrogenase subunit alpha, with amino-acid sequence MADKVLTVCPYCGSGCQLHLLVDKGQVIGAEPAGGRTNEGTLCLKGHYGWDFLNDPQILTARLRKPLIRKNGVMEEVEWEEAIQYTAERLLAIKEKYGPDSIMGTGSARGPGNEANYVMQKFMRAVIGTNNIDHCARVCHGPSVAGLTYSLGDGAMSNSIPEIEHSDLIFVFGYNAPETHPIVARRIVAAKQKGAKIIVCDPRMTETGRISDMWLPLKGGSNMALVNAFGHVLVHEGLYDKRYVEANTEGFAEYVESIKKYTPEYAEGITGVKAADIRAAMREYAKAPTATILYGMGVCQFSQAVDVVKGLASLALLTGNLGKPNVGIGPVRGQNNVQGSCDMGALPNVYPGYQEVTDSTVRKKFEKAYGVELPRKKGYPLTEVPHLILKENKLKAYYIFGEDPVQSDPNAAELREALDQLEFVVVQDIFMNKTALHADVILPSTSWGEHDGVYSSADRGFQRIRKAVEPQGDVKPDWAIISEVSTAMGYPMSYANTEEIWDEMRSLCPLFAGASYQKMEEQGGVQWPCPTEDHPGTPYLYKGNQFSTPNGKGRLFACEWRPPQEQPDAKFPLVLSTVREVGHYSVRTMTGNCRALRQLADEPGFIQISPEDGIDLNILDGEIVAISSRRGRIMARAQISDRVQQGATYMTYHWWVGACNELTADFLDPVSKTPELKYCAIRLERIADQTQAERDVHESYQRIRRQMNVQEAVLADKVTR; translated from the coding sequence ATGGCAGACAAGGTATTGACCGTATGTCCCTACTGCGGAAGCGGTTGTCAGCTTCATTTGCTGGTGGACAAGGGACAGGTAATTGGCGCAGAGCCGGCTGGTGGTCGTACAAACGAAGGAACATTGTGTCTGAAAGGACATTATGGATGGGATTTTCTGAATGACCCGCAAATTCTAACCGCACGCTTGCGCAAGCCCCTGATTCGAAAAAATGGAGTCATGGAGGAAGTGGAGTGGGAAGAAGCCATCCAGTATACCGCTGAACGCCTTTTAGCAATCAAGGAAAAATACGGACCAGATTCCATTATGGGAACAGGCTCCGCACGTGGTCCGGGAAACGAAGCGAATTATGTCATGCAAAAGTTCATGCGGGCGGTCATTGGCACGAACAATATTGACCATTGCGCTCGTGTATGCCATGGCCCTTCTGTGGCTGGTTTGACATACTCACTCGGGGACGGAGCCATGTCCAACTCAATTCCAGAAATTGAACACTCTGATCTTATTTTCGTGTTTGGGTATAATGCACCCGAAACACATCCGATCGTCGCAAGACGCATTGTAGCTGCCAAGCAAAAAGGTGCCAAAATTATTGTATGCGATCCGCGCATGACTGAAACTGGACGCATTTCAGATATGTGGCTACCTCTAAAAGGCGGTTCGAACATGGCTTTGGTGAATGCTTTTGGTCATGTGCTTGTACATGAAGGACTGTACGACAAACGATATGTGGAAGCAAACACAGAAGGCTTTGCCGAATACGTAGAAAGCATTAAAAAATATACGCCTGAATATGCAGAAGGCATTACGGGGGTCAAGGCGGCTGACATTCGAGCAGCTATGAGGGAATATGCAAAGGCCCCTACCGCTACAATTCTGTATGGAATGGGCGTATGTCAATTTTCACAGGCCGTTGACGTGGTAAAGGGACTCGCTTCTCTTGCACTGTTGACCGGAAATCTGGGCAAGCCGAATGTGGGGATTGGGCCTGTGCGGGGGCAAAACAATGTCCAGGGCTCCTGCGACATGGGCGCATTGCCGAATGTATATCCTGGTTATCAGGAAGTAACGGATAGCACGGTTCGCAAAAAGTTTGAAAAAGCATACGGTGTTGAGCTGCCGCGTAAAAAAGGATATCCCCTTACGGAGGTGCCACACCTCATCCTGAAGGAGAACAAGCTGAAAGCTTATTATATTTTCGGCGAGGACCCTGTACAAAGCGATCCGAACGCCGCCGAGTTACGTGAAGCGCTAGACCAATTGGAATTTGTCGTGGTGCAGGATATTTTCATGAATAAAACGGCGCTGCACGCCGATGTCATCCTCCCTTCTACCTCCTGGGGCGAACATGATGGTGTGTATTCCTCGGCAGACCGCGGCTTTCAGCGCATTCGCAAAGCGGTCGAGCCACAAGGTGACGTAAAGCCGGACTGGGCCATTATTAGCGAAGTTTCTACCGCCATGGGCTACCCTATGTCCTATGCAAACACAGAGGAAATTTGGGATGAAATGCGTAGCCTCTGCCCGTTATTCGCTGGTGCCAGCTACCAAAAAATGGAGGAACAAGGTGGCGTACAGTGGCCCTGCCCTACAGAGGATCATCCAGGCACACCGTATTTGTACAAAGGTAATCAATTTTCCACTCCTAATGGCAAAGGCCGATTATTTGCCTGCGAATGGCGTCCGCCGCAAGAACAGCCGGATGCGAAATTCCCGCTTGTCTTATCTACAGTCCGTGAAGTGGGGCATTATTCCGTACGCACCATGACCGGTAACTGCCGTGCGCTGCGCCAGTTAGCTGATGAACCGGGCTTTATACAAATTAGTCCGGAAGATGGAATCGATCTGAATATTCTCGATGGCGAAATTGTCGCCATATCCTCCCGTCGTGGACGCATTATGGCACGAGCGCAGATTAGTGACCGTGTGCAACAAGGCGCGACCTATATGACCTATCACTGGTGGGTTGGAGCATGTAACGAGCTGACCGCTGATTTTCTCGATCCGGTATCTAAGACCCCGGAATTAAAATACTGCGCCATTCGGCTGGAACGGATCGCCGACCAAACACAGGCCGAGCGTGATGTACATGAATCGTACCAACGGATTCGCAGACAGATGAACGTCCAGGAAGCTGTTTTGGCGGATAAGGTGACGAGATGA
- a CDS encoding 4Fe-4S dicluster domain-containing protein, producing the protein MSGTRNALSRPMSRMGAADRTSAVASSFVVADAGHCIGCKACELACFAVHSQTNGIGASVGTVSVPVVPKVYVVRAGDTYVPVQCRHCENAPCAHACPVQAIRQENGVVMIDEELCISCTSCVLACPFGAIEVSTVYREGRVMTQPGLTDRAAHKALPRTAAGKCDLCADTNGGQPACVEACPNDVLRLAIVESDPLPERRREVFFPRL; encoded by the coding sequence ATGAGCGGGACACGAAACGCGCTGAGTCGTCCGATGAGTAGAATGGGAGCAGCCGATAGAACAAGCGCTGTCGCCTCTTCCTTTGTGGTCGCAGATGCCGGGCACTGTATCGGCTGCAAAGCCTGCGAGCTGGCGTGCTTCGCCGTTCACAGTCAAACTAACGGCATAGGCGCTTCGGTCGGAACCGTCAGCGTGCCTGTCGTACCTAAGGTGTATGTTGTACGCGCCGGGGATACGTATGTGCCTGTGCAATGCCGGCATTGTGAGAATGCGCCCTGCGCACATGCCTGTCCGGTTCAGGCCATTCGACAGGAGAACGGTGTGGTTATGATTGATGAGGAGCTGTGCATCAGCTGTACCTCTTGTGTTTTGGCCTGTCCCTTCGGGGCCATTGAGGTATCTACCGTCTACCGGGAAGGACGCGTCATGACGCAGCCCGGCTTGACTGATCGTGCCGCTCACAAGGCTCTCCCCCGGACTGCCGCAGGCAAATGCGACCTCTGCGCAGACACAAACGGAGGACAGCCTGCCTGTGTAGAAGCCTGTCCAAACGATGTACTACGGCTGGCTATAGTCGAGTCCGATCCGCTTCCCGAGCGTCGGCGGGAAGTCTTCTTCCCTCGCCTGTAA
- a CDS encoding [FeFe] hydrogenase, group A codes for MSITTNNASSAPCMETTDYTNPIIHIDPSMCTGCRRCAGVCPVDAIEGQPGEPQTVNADRCVICGQCVQICSVYASDWAGSSPQEAASRRQERLRERDMPADIGEPLFAAYYSGSLNKVTDMMTKPGQFRIVQCAPAIRVSIAEEFGMPFGTLTPGKMAAALRRLGFDRVYDTNFGADVTIMEEGTELIRRVTEGGPLPMFTSCCPAWVRFAEIEYPDLLDHLSSCKSPMQMLGSLVKTYGAQLDEVEPANIYSVAIMPCTCKQFECDRPEMESDGYRDVDEVLTTRELAYWIKKSGIDFMNLPDEEFDSPLGRYSGAGSIFGVTGGVMEAAIRTGYELLTNEKLPKLQLDFVRGEEGIRVAEVQVGELELKVAVVAGLQHAYGLLDRVQAGECDYHFIEVMGCPAGCISGGGQPKLMLEKHRIEAYRARKSSIYGHDAGLQVRKSHENPHIIKLYDEFLGEPLGHVSHHLLHTTFQKRGPGKQSRSCDAPAKETGSSIH; via the coding sequence ATGTCCATAACAACTAACAATGCCTCTTCGGCTCCTTGTATGGAGACGACGGATTACACCAACCCCATTATTCATATTGATCCCAGTATGTGTACCGGGTGCAGACGCTGTGCAGGGGTTTGTCCGGTAGATGCCATAGAAGGACAGCCCGGAGAGCCGCAAACCGTGAACGCAGACCGCTGCGTGATCTGTGGCCAATGTGTACAAATATGCAGCGTATACGCATCCGATTGGGCAGGTTCATCCCCACAGGAAGCCGCCAGCAGACGACAGGAGCGCTTGCGTGAGCGCGATATGCCTGCTGACATCGGAGAACCGCTATTCGCTGCCTATTATAGCGGTAGCCTGAATAAGGTAACCGACATGATGACGAAACCGGGACAGTTTCGGATCGTCCAATGTGCTCCAGCCATTCGCGTTTCAATCGCAGAGGAATTTGGTATGCCATTTGGCACGCTCACACCAGGTAAAATGGCTGCGGCCCTGCGCCGTCTTGGCTTTGATCGGGTATATGACACCAACTTTGGAGCTGATGTCACCATTATGGAGGAAGGCACCGAGCTGATTCGTCGTGTAACCGAAGGTGGGCCGCTACCGATGTTTACCTCCTGCTGTCCGGCATGGGTTCGATTCGCCGAGATTGAATATCCCGATCTTTTGGACCATCTATCCAGCTGCAAATCCCCTATGCAAATGCTAGGCTCGCTGGTCAAAACCTATGGTGCCCAACTGGACGAGGTGGAACCTGCGAACATTTATAGCGTCGCAATCATGCCTTGTACCTGCAAGCAATTCGAATGTGATCGTCCTGAAATGGAATCCGACGGGTACCGTGACGTGGATGAGGTACTGACAACGCGTGAACTGGCATACTGGATCAAGAAAAGCGGCATTGATTTTATGAATCTGCCAGATGAAGAATTCGATTCACCGCTAGGACGTTATTCAGGAGCAGGGTCCATTTTTGGTGTAACCGGAGGCGTTATGGAAGCCGCCATCCGTACAGGCTACGAGCTGCTGACGAATGAAAAGCTACCGAAGCTCCAACTGGATTTTGTACGCGGTGAGGAAGGCATTCGAGTCGCTGAGGTTCAGGTGGGTGAGCTGGAACTCAAGGTAGCGGTCGTCGCGGGGCTGCAACATGCCTATGGGCTGCTGGATCGTGTGCAGGCAGGCGAATGTGATTATCATTTTATTGAGGTAATGGGCTGTCCTGCCGGATGTATTAGCGGAGGCGGTCAACCCAAGCTCATGCTGGAAAAACACCGGATTGAAGCTTACCGGGCACGCAAATCCTCTATTTATGGACATGATGCGGGGCTTCAGGTGCGAAAATCACATGAAAACCCTCACATTATTAAGCTGTACGATGAATTTTTAGGTGAGCCGCTTGGTCATGTTTCGCATCATCTGCTGCACACGACCTTCCAAAAGCGCGGACCAGGCAAGCAAAGTCGTAGCTGTGATGCTCCCGCTAAAGAGACAGGTAGCTCCATTCATTAG
- a CDS encoding 4Fe-4S dicluster domain-containing protein, translating into MNRFVLADPDQCIGCRTCEIACVIAHSAGNPFISPDDEFHFHPRLKVIKSIGVTAPVQCRHCEDAPCANACPNGSITNADGCILINSESCIGCKTCMIACPYGAITMVPEYRDGRPVVQDGLYSNVSGRLQPKERMIASKCDLCEGVEGGPACIGKCPTRALKLVEPDLVHARIEEKRAASARQLLHMTRIPATGL; encoded by the coding sequence ATGAACCGCTTTGTTTTAGCTGATCCCGATCAGTGTATCGGTTGTCGTACCTGTGAAATCGCATGTGTCATCGCACATTCAGCAGGTAACCCTTTTATCTCGCCGGATGATGAGTTTCATTTTCATCCGCGTCTAAAGGTCATCAAATCTATTGGGGTCACTGCCCCTGTCCAATGCCGTCACTGTGAGGATGCCCCCTGCGCCAACGCTTGTCCGAACGGTTCCATTACGAACGCGGACGGCTGCATTCTCATTAACAGCGAGAGCTGCATAGGCTGTAAAACCTGTATGATCGCCTGCCCATACGGCGCTATTACCATGGTACCTGAATATCGGGACGGGCGGCCTGTAGTACAGGATGGACTGTACAGCAATGTGTCAGGACGTTTGCAACCCAAAGAGCGAATGATTGCCAGCAAATGTGATCTGTGTGAAGGTGTAGAGGGTGGTCCCGCCTGCATTGGAAAATGCCCAACACGTGCCCTCAAGCTGGTTGAGCCTGATCTGGTTCACGCCCGTATTGAGGAAAAACGTGCTGCGAGCGCACGCCAATTACTGCATATGACGCGCATTCCGGCAACGGGTCTATGA
- a CDS encoding aspartate ammonia-lyase — protein MTEAFPLQKDTRTERDALGEMEIPANACYGIHTARAMNNFAVSGRPVNQKLIHALVLVKKAAAQVNCEQNRLPPHQAAVIIDACDELLAGRLLDMFTVDALQGGAGTSTNMNVNEVIANLAIMRLGGKPGQYELVHPLDDVNCCQSTNDVYPTALRIAAIRLLRPLCDAMASLQESLQHKETEYADLLKLGRTQLMDALPMMAGQGFGAYAKAVARDRWRLYKAEERLREIPIGGTAIGTGMNAPRAYSYRMVEKLADETGFGLCRSDHPMDPIQNMDVFVEVSGLLKSAAVNLFKISGDFRLLASGPLGGIGEFTLPPVQAGSSIMPGKVNPVMAELAGLTALRVIAEDAAITMAAASGQLELNAFLPLIAESLLASLHILDGAVRLFDERCVRGLIVCEDRCSANLRNSAVMASALVAELGYDEAASIASAAIAQGRTPEDITEERDLLTRSRIEQLCHPYTVTKPGIPGQEEGIHDGNE, from the coding sequence ATGACTGAAGCCTTTCCTCTGCAAAAGGATACGCGAACCGAGCGGGATGCGCTAGGGGAAATGGAGATTCCCGCCAATGCCTGTTACGGCATTCATACCGCACGTGCAATGAACAACTTTGCGGTCAGCGGCAGACCTGTAAATCAAAAACTGATTCACGCGCTAGTACTGGTGAAGAAAGCAGCCGCTCAGGTGAACTGTGAGCAAAATCGACTCCCTCCCCACCAGGCGGCTGTAATTATAGACGCCTGCGATGAATTGCTCGCCGGGCGGCTTCTGGATATGTTCACAGTCGATGCCCTGCAAGGCGGTGCAGGTACCAGCACCAACATGAACGTCAACGAGGTCATTGCTAATTTGGCGATTATGCGGCTTGGTGGAAAACCCGGACAGTATGAGCTAGTACATCCTCTGGATGATGTGAACTGCTGTCAGTCCACGAACGATGTTTATCCGACAGCATTACGAATTGCTGCCATTCGACTGCTTCGTCCTTTATGTGACGCGATGGCTTCGTTACAAGAGTCTTTACAGCACAAAGAAACGGAATATGCCGATCTGCTCAAGCTAGGTCGCACACAGCTAATGGATGCCCTGCCCATGATGGCGGGGCAAGGCTTTGGTGCTTACGCAAAGGCCGTGGCACGTGACCGCTGGCGTCTCTACAAAGCCGAGGAACGGCTGCGGGAAATCCCTATTGGTGGTACGGCGATCGGCACAGGCATGAATGCGCCTCGTGCTTACAGCTATCGGATGGTTGAGAAACTGGCGGACGAGACTGGCTTTGGGCTATGCCGAAGTGACCACCCGATGGACCCGATTCAGAATATGGATGTCTTTGTGGAGGTATCTGGTCTGCTCAAATCCGCTGCTGTGAACCTGTTCAAAATATCAGGCGATTTTCGCCTGCTGGCCTCTGGTCCTCTCGGCGGTATTGGCGAGTTCACTCTACCTCCAGTTCAGGCCGGATCATCCATTATGCCTGGCAAGGTTAATCCGGTGATGGCTGAACTGGCCGGACTAACGGCGTTGCGCGTGATAGCCGAAGATGCAGCGATTACTATGGCGGCTGCCTCCGGGCAGCTAGAGCTAAACGCGTTCCTGCCGCTGATTGCCGAATCGCTGCTGGCATCGCTACATATTCTGGACGGCGCGGTTCGGCTGTTCGATGAACGATGTGTACGCGGTCTGATCGTATGCGAGGACCGCTGTTCAGCTAATCTGCGTAACTCCGCTGTGATGGCTTCTGCGCTGGTCGCGGAGCTTGGCTATGATGAAGCTGCCTCCATTGCCTCAGCAGCCATTGCGCAGGGCCGCACACCGGAGGATATTACCGAAGAACGCGATTTGCTGACACGCTCGCGCATTGAGCAATTGTGCCATCCCTATACAGTAACCAAGCCCGGTATTCCGGGGCAGGAAGAAGGAATTCACGATGGGAATGAATGA